Proteins encoded within one genomic window of Spiribacter curvatus:
- the pgi gene encoding glucose-6-phosphate isomerase: protein MTPLTSTPEWQALHSDRAAIEDQSIAALFADDPDRFTDFSITVDGLLLDYSKQPISRAVREQLLAVARARNVAAQRDAMLTGQRINRSEDRAVLHTALRVPAGAPGWADATIARDVTATRSRMAELATAIRERQRTGATGKPIEHVINIGIGGSDLGPRLVLEALAPLSDGPRVHFVANIDGVELQQAMAACDPERTLVLVVSKSFGTVETMANAHEAMAWLRRCVPADDVLARQVLAVTANLDSVRALGLDPDLALPMRDWVGGRYSLWSAVGFSIMLGLGPAAFEALLDGAHVMDRHFAEAPLESNMPVMLGLVSVLNATLLGRRSQAVVPYTERLGRLSAYLQQLLMESNGKSVDTDGDAVSLSTAAAVWGQTGTPGQHAFFQALHQGTDVVPVDFVGVARPVAGEKGDPLELTAHLFAQGQALMQGRWGEGLSAMQRCPGNRPSNTLLLRALDARRLGSLIALYEHRAFVEAAVWGINAFDQFGVELGKGLAADLKPIIAGGLEPAGLDGSTAGLIARYRHWRG, encoded by the coding sequence ATGACGCCACTGACATCCACACCCGAATGGCAGGCACTGCATTCCGATCGAGCGGCGATCGAGGATCAATCCATCGCTGCACTGTTCGCTGACGATCCGGATCGGTTCACCGATTTCTCGATCACTGTGGATGGCCTGCTGCTTGATTACAGCAAACAGCCGATCTCGCGTGCAGTTCGTGAGCAGTTGCTGGCCGTGGCCCGGGCACGGAATGTCGCCGCGCAGCGCGATGCCATGCTGACCGGCCAGCGCATCAATCGCAGTGAGGATCGTGCCGTGCTCCATACCGCCCTGCGGGTCCCCGCCGGAGCGCCTGGCTGGGCCGATGCGACCATCGCCCGGGATGTAACGGCTACCCGTTCGAGAATGGCCGAGCTGGCCACTGCGATTCGTGAGCGGCAACGCACCGGCGCAACGGGCAAACCCATCGAGCATGTGATCAACATCGGTATCGGCGGCTCGGATCTGGGGCCGCGGCTGGTGCTTGAGGCCCTCGCTCCGCTCAGCGACGGGCCCCGGGTGCATTTCGTTGCCAACATCGATGGTGTCGAGCTGCAGCAGGCGATGGCGGCCTGCGACCCGGAGCGGACATTGGTGCTGGTGGTCTCGAAGAGCTTTGGGACCGTCGAGACCATGGCCAACGCCCACGAGGCTATGGCGTGGCTGCGCCGGTGTGTGCCGGCGGATGATGTGCTCGCCCGTCAGGTGCTGGCCGTGACCGCGAACCTCGACTCGGTGCGGGCGCTGGGGCTTGATCCCGATCTTGCGCTGCCCATGCGCGACTGGGTGGGCGGTCGTTACTCGCTCTGGTCGGCGGTGGGGTTTTCCATCATGCTCGGCCTTGGACCGGCCGCCTTCGAGGCGCTGCTCGACGGCGCCCATGTCATGGATCGGCATTTCGCCGAGGCCCCCCTCGAATCCAACATGCCGGTCATGCTGGGGCTGGTGTCCGTTCTCAATGCCACTCTGCTGGGGCGGCGCAGCCAGGCAGTCGTGCCCTATACCGAGCGCCTCGGGCGCTTGTCTGCCTATCTCCAGCAGTTACTCATGGAAAGCAATGGCAAGTCGGTGGATACCGATGGCGATGCCGTCAGTCTGTCTACCGCCGCCGCCGTCTGGGGGCAGACCGGCACGCCGGGCCAGCATGCGTTTTTCCAGGCGCTGCATCAGGGCACCGATGTGGTTCCGGTGGATTTTGTCGGAGTGGCCCGGCCGGTGGCCGGCGAGAAGGGTGACCCGCTGGAGCTGACGGCGCACCTGTTCGCCCAGGGACAGGCACTGATGCAGGGCCGTTGGGGTGAGGGGCTGTCCGCGATGCAGCGCTGCCCGGGCAATCGGCCCAGCAACACCCTCCTGCTGAGGGCGCTTGACGCTCGCCGTCTGGGGTCGCTGATCGCGCTCTACGAGCACCGGGCCTTTGTCGAGGCGGCTGTGTGGGGCATCAACGCCTTCGATCAGTTCGGTGTCGAGCTGGGCAAGGGGCTGGCTGCGGACCTGAAGCCGATCATCGCGGGCGGTCTTGAGCCGGCGGGGCTGGATGGCTCCACCGCCGGGTTGATTGCACGCTATCGCCACTGGCGGGGCTGA
- the queG gene encoding tRNA epoxyqueuosine(34) reductase QueG, producing the protein MVRTHDSREILPVIREWAGELGFDELGVARPALARDEQHLLRWLQDGRHGTMRWMARHGVKRARPERLVPGTIRVISVRMDYRPPDLEADDAILADRRRAFIARYALGRDYHKLMRKRLQALAQRIESSVGAFGYRVFVDSAPVLEKALGRDAGLGWIGKNTLLLNRHAGSYFFLGEIFTDLPLPTSDPVADLCGSCRACIDVCPTGAITGPGQLDARRCVSYLTIEHEGSIPEELRPAIGNRVFGCDDCQAVCPWNRYAQPTDEADFHPRHGLESASLVELFRWDETTFLKRTEGSAIRRLGHERWLRNLAVALGNGPADPAAIEALRERLDHPSALVTEHVQWALTRLVSPASGDSVQSTRRWSHPAPPAQDRPR; encoded by the coding sequence ATGGTGCGAACGCATGACAGCCGCGAGATCCTGCCGGTCATTCGCGAGTGGGCCGGTGAACTCGGTTTTGACGAACTGGGCGTGGCCCGCCCGGCCCTCGCCCGGGACGAGCAGCATCTGCTTCGCTGGTTACAGGACGGCCGCCACGGCACGATGCGCTGGATGGCCCGCCATGGCGTCAAGCGGGCCCGTCCAGAGCGACTGGTTCCTGGGACGATCCGCGTCATCAGCGTGCGCATGGACTATCGCCCGCCGGATCTGGAGGCCGATGACGCGATTCTTGCCGATCGCCGGCGTGCCTTCATCGCCCGCTATGCGCTCGGGCGGGACTATCACAAGCTGATGCGAAAACGGCTTCAGGCGCTCGCGCAACGAATCGAGTCCTCGGTGGGGGCGTTTGGCTACCGCGTATTCGTCGACAGCGCACCCGTACTGGAAAAGGCACTGGGCCGGGATGCGGGACTGGGCTGGATCGGTAAGAACACCCTACTGCTCAACCGCCACGCCGGTTCGTATTTCTTCCTCGGCGAGATATTCACCGATCTGCCGCTGCCGACGAGTGACCCGGTTGCGGACCTGTGTGGCAGCTGTCGGGCCTGCATTGACGTCTGCCCCACCGGCGCCATCACCGGCCCGGGTCAGCTCGATGCGCGGCGTTGCGTTTCGTATCTGACCATCGAACACGAGGGCAGCATCCCGGAAGAACTGCGGCCCGCGATTGGCAACCGGGTATTCGGCTGCGATGACTGTCAGGCCGTGTGTCCCTGGAATCGCTATGCCCAACCCACCGACGAGGCCGATTTCCACCCCCGCCATGGGCTGGAGAGCGCCTCGCTGGTGGAGCTGTTCCGCTGGGACGAGACCACGTTTCTCAAGCGCACCGAGGGCTCGGCGATCCGGCGACTCGGGCATGAGCGCTGGCTGCGCAACCTCGCCGTCGCCCTCGGTAATGGACCCGCCGATCCGGCGGCCATCGAGGCTTTACGCGAGCGCCTCGATCACCCCTCCGCCCTCGTTACTGAGCATGTGCAGTGGGCGCTGACACGACTCGTCAGCCCCGCCAGTGGCGATAGCGTGCAATCAACCCGGCGGTGGAGCCATCCAGCCCCGCCGGCTCAAGACCGCCCGCGATGA
- a CDS encoding bifunctional ADP-dependent NAD(P)H-hydrate dehydratase/NAD(P)H-hydrate epimerase, with protein MNRLPHNLYTPAQVRELDRRAIEDHGIPGGVLMARAGRSAWQHLRQRFPAAHRLLVLCGGGNNGGDGYVVARLAAEAGLTVELCPMADPQQLDGHAREAADAALAVVPPIATPWTAIGEADAVVDAMLGTGIDRPVTGAMAAVIDALNAQHAPVMSIDVPSGLNARTGRVMGTAVRAATTPTFIGLKQGLFTGEAADFVGELAFDALQVPASVHDGIEPSSMRLSESALADGLRPRARTSHKGDFGHVRVIGGDHGMGGAVRMAGEAAARVGAGRVSIATRPAHVAAVLAARPELMVDGVDDATGLGATLASTDTLAVGPGLGQSVWGAALFEHTLGHTGPMVLDADALNGLAGRGMRRDDWILTPHPGEAARLLDTTAEAIVDDRFAAAHAIVGRYGGIVVLKGAGTLIADDRRCVICTEGNPGMASGGMGDVLTGVIAGLRAQGLDAFDAACLGVQAHARSADRGACEGERGLLAVDLIDRLRAVINP; from the coding sequence ATGAACAGGCTCCCCCACAACCTCTACACCCCCGCGCAGGTCCGCGAGCTCGATCGCCGGGCGATTGAAGATCATGGCATTCCCGGTGGTGTGCTGATGGCGCGGGCTGGACGGTCAGCCTGGCAGCACCTGCGTCAGCGGTTTCCGGCGGCCCATCGCCTGCTGGTGCTCTGCGGCGGTGGCAATAACGGTGGCGATGGCTATGTTGTTGCCCGGCTCGCCGCTGAGGCAGGGCTTACGGTCGAGCTCTGCCCCATGGCTGATCCGCAGCAGCTGGACGGGCACGCCCGCGAGGCTGCCGATGCGGCACTCGCGGTGGTGCCGCCGATCGCTACGCCATGGACGGCGATCGGCGAGGCGGATGCGGTGGTGGATGCCATGCTGGGAACCGGGATCGATCGACCGGTGACGGGGGCGATGGCTGCGGTGATTGATGCCCTCAACGCGCAACACGCCCCGGTGATGAGTATCGATGTGCCGTCGGGGCTCAATGCGCGGACTGGCCGCGTCATGGGGACGGCGGTCCGTGCCGCCACCACGCCGACCTTTATCGGTCTTAAACAGGGCCTCTTCACGGGTGAGGCCGCGGACTTCGTCGGCGAGCTTGCCTTTGACGCGCTGCAGGTGCCGGCGTCGGTTCATGATGGGATCGAACCGTCGTCGATGCGACTGTCGGAGTCTGCCCTGGCGGATGGGCTGAGGCCCCGTGCCCGCACCAGTCACAAAGGCGACTTTGGTCATGTCCGAGTCATTGGCGGTGACCACGGCATGGGCGGTGCCGTGCGCATGGCGGGCGAGGCGGCGGCGCGTGTGGGCGCGGGACGGGTCAGCATTGCCACACGCCCGGCTCATGTCGCGGCTGTGCTGGCGGCGCGTCCGGAATTGATGGTCGATGGGGTCGATGATGCGACTGGCCTTGGGGCAACGCTGGCGTCCACGGATACACTCGCCGTCGGTCCGGGGCTTGGGCAGTCGGTCTGGGGCGCGGCGCTGTTCGAACACACGCTCGGGCATACCGGTCCGATGGTGCTGGACGCCGATGCGCTGAACGGGCTGGCCGGTCGCGGGATGCGCCGCGATGACTGGATCCTGACACCGCATCCAGGCGAAGCGGCTCGTCTTCTGGACACAACAGCCGAGGCGATTGTCGATGATCGTTTCGCCGCGGCCCACGCGATCGTCGGGCGCTATGGTGGCATCGTCGTGCTGAAGGGCGCCGGCACGCTGATCGCCGACGACCGGCGCTGTGTCATCTGCACTGAGGGCAATCCAGGGATGGCGAGCGGCGGCATGGGGGACGTGCTGACCGGTGTGATTGCCGGGCTGCGCGCGCAGGGGCTGGATGCATTCGACGCCGCCTGTCTCGGAGTGCAGGCGCATGCCCGGTCCGCTGATCGGGGCGCGTGCGAGGGCGAGCGGGGTCTACTGGCGGTGGATCTCATCGACCGGCTGAGGGCAGTGATCAACCCATGA
- the tsaE gene encoding tRNA (adenosine(37)-N6)-threonylcarbamoyltransferase complex ATPase subunit type 1 TsaE, whose amino-acid sequence MTRAVVNLADEAATEALGAVLQAYRPERGCVHLIGDLGAGKTTLMRGFLRAAGHPGAVRSPTYTLVEPYAFGSRWVYHLDLYRLADPEELEFIGLRELVDTGLLLVEWPLRGEGVLPAPDLSVRLEAMGAGRQAVLERLTPQWPAPAGIIEAMG is encoded by the coding sequence ATGACGCGAGCGGTGGTCAATCTCGCCGACGAGGCGGCGACCGAGGCCCTCGGCGCCGTACTCCAGGCGTATCGGCCTGAACGCGGCTGCGTGCATCTGATCGGTGACCTCGGTGCCGGCAAGACGACACTGATGCGGGGCTTCCTGCGTGCAGCGGGTCACCCGGGCGCCGTCCGCAGCCCGACCTATACATTGGTGGAGCCGTATGCGTTTGGCAGCCGCTGGGTTTATCACCTTGATCTCTACCGCCTTGCCGATCCGGAAGAGCTCGAGTTCATCGGCCTGCGCGAGCTCGTCGACACCGGTCTGCTGCTTGTCGAGTGGCCGCTGCGGGGCGAGGGCGTATTGCCAGCGCCGGACCTGAGCGTACGGCTGGAGGCGATGGGTGCCGGGCGTCAGGCGGTGCTGGAGCGCCTGACGCCGCAGTGGCCTGCACCCGCAGGGATCATTGAGGCGATGGGCTAG
- a CDS encoding N-acetylmuramoyl-L-alanine amidase produces the protein MIHRRVIPFAAFLLWAVVAPGVVAAATVVEDVRTWDGPTHTRVVFDLSGSPDHRLFTLDDPARAVIDLRAGRIDPALVEGIRDAGPIQRVRTGRREDGIRVVLDLERTLEAQAFTMSPDETRGHRLVVDLGKAGEKPPLRTAERESTEPFVVAIDAGHGGKDPGAIGAAGTHEKDIVLAVARKLADRVNAVSGLEAVLVRDGDYYVGLRDRTRKAREAGADLFVSLHADAFHDRSVRGSSVFVLSRNGASSEMARMLARRENKAHRIGGVSLSDKDKQVASVLVDLSRAHTVEESLDVADVLLTELDGLGEVHGNNVEQAGFAVLKSLDMPSVLVELAFISNPAEERRLKSSSYQHQLALGLTEGVRSYVATTRPTLALGDSTKEYRVRRGDTLSAIAERHSVSIGALRRVNELGGDTIVAGRTLRIP, from the coding sequence ATGATCCACCGACGAGTCATCCCTTTCGCGGCTTTCCTGTTATGGGCCGTCGTCGCGCCCGGCGTCGTGGCCGCCGCGACGGTGGTGGAAGACGTGCGCACCTGGGACGGGCCAACGCACACGCGGGTGGTGTTCGATCTGAGCGGGTCGCCGGATCATCGGCTGTTCACGCTGGATGACCCGGCGCGCGCGGTCATCGATCTGCGAGCGGGTCGTATCGATCCGGCGCTGGTCGAGGGGATTCGCGACGCCGGTCCGATCCAGCGCGTCCGCACCGGGCGTCGTGAGGACGGTATCCGGGTCGTTCTCGATCTCGAGCGGACCCTCGAGGCGCAGGCGTTTACGATGTCACCCGACGAAACCCGGGGTCACCGACTGGTGGTTGATCTGGGTAAAGCCGGTGAGAAACCGCCGCTACGAACCGCAGAGCGGGAGAGTACCGAGCCGTTCGTCGTAGCGATTGATGCCGGCCATGGCGGCAAGGACCCAGGCGCGATTGGGGCCGCGGGCACCCATGAGAAGGATATTGTGCTGGCGGTCGCGCGCAAGCTCGCCGATCGGGTGAACGCCGTCAGTGGGCTGGAGGCGGTGCTGGTGCGCGATGGTGATTACTACGTCGGTCTGCGTGATCGCACCCGCAAGGCGCGGGAAGCGGGTGCCGACCTTTTCGTGTCGCTGCATGCTGATGCCTTCCATGATCGCAGCGTCCGCGGGTCGTCGGTTTTCGTCCTGTCCCGTAACGGCGCCTCGAGTGAGATGGCGCGGATGCTCGCCCGCCGCGAGAATAAGGCACATCGCATTGGCGGTGTATCCCTGTCGGACAAGGACAAGCAGGTGGCCTCGGTGCTGGTGGATCTGTCGCGGGCGCATACCGTGGAGGAAAGCCTGGATGTCGCCGATGTGCTGCTCACCGAACTCGATGGTCTCGGTGAGGTGCATGGCAATAATGTGGAGCAGGCTGGCTTTGCGGTACTCAAGTCACTGGATATGCCGTCGGTCCTCGTCGAGCTCGCGTTTATCTCTAATCCTGCCGAGGAACGCCGCCTGAAGTCCTCCAGTTATCAGCACCAGCTCGCGCTGGGGTTGACGGAGGGTGTGCGAAGCTATGTGGCCACCACGCGGCCGACGCTGGCGCTCGGGGACAGCACCAAAGAGTATCGGGTGCGGCGCGGCGATACCCTCTCGGCGATTGCCGAGCGCCATTCGGTCAGTATCGGAGCGCTGCGACGGGTCAATGAGCTTGGCGGTGATACGATCGTCGCCGGCCGTACCCTGCGCATTCCCTGA
- the mutL gene encoding DNA mismatch repair endonuclease MutL, which produces MPIQRLAPELVNQIAAGEIIERPASVLKELVENALDAGAESIRIDIESGGLRLIRVRDDGRGMSAADLPLAVTSHATSKIGALDDLEHIATLGFRGEALPSIASVADLQMTSRLAQDDHGHHLNPGQSMVPAPAPHPPGTTIEVRDLFHAVPARRKFLRTERTELRHIQDLVRRIALGRPEVAFRLSHNNRELLNLPALGPQAADRRVSDLMGAGFVESSLQIDTEAAGLRLQGWLGLPTASRGQPDLQYVYLNGRMIRDRLVMQALRRAYSDVLFKDRFPAYLLHLQMDPARVDVNVHPTKHEVRFRDSRLIFDFLHRQIERALAHGGVHSDASADTDSDADAGPRMGGPSMGAVPQTAPLSLPVAEARAVYGDLPTEASAPAEQPASALSDGVPRLGHAVAQIHGVYVLAESATGLILVDMHAAHERIVYERLKRQYNDQGVAQQPLLVPVAVAVTPSEADLVEDSQPLLQSVGLEVDRVGPEQLRLRSVPALLARADGEALLRDVLADLRVNRGAVAIEERQQHLLGTMGCHGSVRANRRLTPAEQENLLRDMEKTPNIDQCNHGRPTWVSLQMADLDRLFLRGR; this is translated from the coding sequence ATGCCAATCCAGCGCCTCGCCCCCGAGCTCGTCAATCAGATCGCCGCCGGTGAGATCATCGAGCGGCCGGCTTCGGTGTTGAAGGAGCTGGTCGAGAACGCCCTCGACGCCGGTGCGGAGTCGATACGGATCGATATCGAATCGGGTGGGTTGAGACTGATCCGGGTGCGGGACGATGGGCGCGGCATGAGCGCTGCCGACCTGCCGCTCGCGGTAACATCCCACGCCACCAGCAAAATCGGTGCCCTTGACGACCTTGAGCACATCGCGACGCTCGGTTTCCGGGGCGAGGCACTGCCGAGCATCGCCTCGGTGGCGGATTTGCAGATGACCTCGCGATTGGCGCAGGACGACCACGGCCATCATCTCAATCCCGGTCAGTCGATGGTCCCTGCGCCGGCTCCGCACCCGCCCGGCACCACCATTGAGGTCCGCGATCTTTTCCACGCCGTGCCGGCACGGCGAAAGTTCCTTCGCACCGAGCGCACCGAGCTGCGTCATATCCAGGATCTAGTGCGCCGGATCGCCCTGGGACGGCCAGAGGTGGCCTTCCGCCTCAGCCATAACAATCGCGAGCTACTGAATCTCCCGGCGCTGGGCCCGCAGGCCGCGGACCGCCGGGTCAGCGATCTAATGGGGGCGGGCTTTGTCGAGTCGTCGTTACAGATCGACACCGAAGCGGCGGGACTGCGGCTGCAGGGCTGGCTGGGACTGCCCACGGCATCGCGCGGCCAGCCGGATCTGCAATATGTCTATCTCAATGGCCGAATGATCCGCGATCGGCTGGTCATGCAGGCGCTGCGCCGGGCCTATAGCGATGTTCTGTTCAAAGACCGGTTTCCGGCTTATCTGCTGCACCTGCAGATGGATCCGGCGCGGGTGGATGTGAATGTCCACCCCACCAAACATGAGGTGCGCTTCCGGGACAGCCGACTGATCTTCGATTTCCTGCATCGCCAGATCGAGCGGGCGCTGGCCCATGGCGGTGTCCACAGTGATGCCAGTGCCGACACCGATTCGGATGCTGATGCCGGCCCTCGCATGGGAGGTCCGTCAATGGGCGCAGTGCCGCAGACAGCTCCGCTGTCGCTGCCGGTGGCCGAGGCACGGGCTGTGTATGGGGATCTGCCGACGGAGGCCTCCGCACCGGCCGAACAGCCTGCCAGTGCGTTATCCGACGGAGTGCCTCGGCTGGGGCATGCGGTCGCTCAGATCCATGGGGTCTATGTGCTGGCGGAATCGGCCACCGGGTTGATCCTGGTGGATATGCATGCCGCCCATGAGCGGATCGTCTACGAGCGTCTCAAGCGCCAGTACAACGATCAGGGCGTCGCGCAGCAGCCGCTGCTGGTTCCGGTGGCCGTGGCGGTGACGCCGTCTGAGGCGGATCTGGTGGAAGACAGTCAGCCGCTCCTCCAATCGGTGGGGCTTGAGGTGGATCGCGTCGGTCCCGAGCAGCTGCGGCTGCGCAGTGTTCCGGCACTGCTTGCCCGGGCCGATGGCGAGGCGTTGCTGCGCGATGTGCTCGCGGATCTGCGCGTCAATCGGGGTGCCGTCGCTATTGAGGAACGCCAGCAACATCTGCTTGGCACCATGGGCTGTCATGGCTCAGTGCGTGCCAACCGACGCCTGACACCGGCGGAGCAGGAAAACCTCCTGCGGGACATGGAGAAGACCCCGAATATCGATCAGTGCAATCATGGCCGTCCGACGTGGGTGTCGCTGCAGATGGCTGACCTCGATCGACTGTTCCTGCGCGGCCGCTAG